The sequence below is a genomic window from Polaribacter vadi.
AATGGGTGTTTGTGCAGATGAATGTGCTACTGAATACGGTTTTTCTAGAGAAGATCAAGATGCATTTGCTATACAATCTTATGAACGTTCTGCAAAAGCTTGGAGCGAAGGTAAATTTGCTGATGAAATTGTACCAGTTTCAATACCACAAAGACGTGGAGAAGATATTGTTTTTTCTGAAGACGAAGAGTTTAAGAATGTAAAAATGGATAAAATTCCTGCTTTAAGAGCGGCTTTTACAAAAGATGGAACAGTTACTGCTGCAAACGCATCTACTATTAATGATGGTGGAGCTGCTTTAGTTTTAATGTCTGCTGAGAAAGCAAAAGAATTAAATATTACACCACTTGCAAAAATACTAAGTTATGCAGATGCTGCTCACGAACCAAAATGGTTTACAACTGCGCCTGCAAAAGCATTACCAAAAGCGTTGGCAAAAGCAAATATATCTATTAATGATGTAGATTATTTTGAATTAAATGAAGCTTTTTCTATTGTTGGTTTGGCAAACATGAAACTTTTAAATATTACTGATAAAAATACAAATGTAAATGGTGGTGCTGTTTCTTTAGGACATCCTTTAGGCGTTTCTGGAGCTAGAGTTGTTATTGCATTAACATCTATTTTAAAACAAAATAATGCAAAAATTGGAGCTGCTGCTATCTGTAATGGTGGTGGTGGTGCTAGTGCATTAATTATTGAAAGAATTTAATTTTATACAATTTGTACGGAATTTGTAATTTAAGTATTGTTCCTTTAAGAGCAGCACCTTCAGACTCATCAGAAATGGTGAGTCAAATTTTATTTGGAGAGTTTTTTACAATTCTTGAACAACAAAAATATTGGAGTAAAATTCGATTGGCTTCCGATGATTTTGAGGGCTTTATAGATCATAAACAATTTGAAAAAATTTCTGAAGATTTATATCAAAAATTAGTATTAGATGCTCCTGTTTATAGTGGCGAGTTCGTCGATTTCATAACAGATGCTACAAATAATCTATTAACAATTCCTATAGGATCGAGATTGCCTTTTTTTGCTGATCATCATTTTTTTATCAATTCTAAAAAATATAATTACCAAGGTAAAGTATTTTCTAATAAAATGGCTAAAAGTGAAATAATTCGAAACGCTTTTACTTTTTTAAACGCTCCTTTTTTATGGGGAGGCAAAACTCCTTTTGGTATAGATTGTTCTGGTTTTACTCAAATGGTTTATAAAATTTGTGGTTATAAATTATTAAGAGATGCAAAACAGCAAGCAAAACAAGGAGAGGTTTTAAGTTTTATTGAAGAGAGTGAACCTGGAGATTTAGCTTTTTTTGATAATGATGAAGGAGAAATAATTCACGTTGGTATTATTTTAAAAGATTATCATATTATTCATGCACATGGTAAAGTAAGAATTGACACTTTAGATCATAGTGGTATTTTTAACCACGATTTGCAAACGCACACTCATAAATTAAGAGTTATTAAAAAAATTATATAAAAAAACCGAAATCGTAAGATTTCGGTTTTTATTTTTTATCAATTAGAAAGATTACATACCTCTCATTTTTTTATAGATAGGTCTTAAAGTCTCAGCTTTTTTATTCCCTGTAAGGTCATAAATATTTAAAAGAGATTTTACAGTATCTTCAGTTCTACCAAGTTCATCTGCTTTCTCTAAATAAGGAAGTGCTTTATTATACAACGCTTTTTGTTTTAGCTCTAATTCATCATATTTTTTAAAGTTAGATAAATTTTTATTCATTTCCTCTACAATAGCTTGTTCTCCAGATAAAATCGCTACAGATATATTCATATAAGCATCAGCATATTCTGGATCTAACTCAATAGCTCTTTTATAGTATTCAATAGCTTCTTCAGATTTTCCTTGGTTATGATTTACAACACCTAGATTAAAAAATAGAGTAGGGTTTTCAGGATCTAATTGTACAGCTTCTTCCATTAATTCTTGAAATTTATCCATCTTCTCTAACTTGATGTACAATTGAGCTTCGTTTAATAAAAGATTTAAATCTTTAGGCTCATTCTTTCTTGCTTCTTTAATAGCAACAACTGCTTCATCCGTTTTACCTTGCGCAATTAGAATAAAACTAAGATTCTTTATAATATCTGCTTGTTTAGACTCAGTATTTTCGTCTGTTGGTGTACTGTATTGACCAGTTTTCACCATTAAATCTCTTTGACTTTTTCCTCCTAAATTTTCTTTAACTCCAGTTTCTTTGTTCACTGCAAAATATTGCGTGGTAACACCTGTATACCCAATATCTTGTAATTCTTTATAATACTCAAAAGAAGTATCATAATCTTTCTGTAAAGAAGCACTCACAGCAGCATTGTATAAAAAAATGGTGTCAGTAGGACTTAACTTATATGTTAAATAGAAATTTTTAGTAGCAGTAACATAATCTTTATCATCATTATAAGCATTAATTGCCTTATTTGAAACAAACTGAATTAATTCATTTAACTTTGGTTTCGCTTCATTTGTATATTTCGATTTTCCACTTTCTTTTTCTATTTCAAACAATTTATCATAAGCTTCAACAGCTTTTTCTACGTTCGATTTTCCATAAGCAGAACCTTTTAAGTAATAATACCAAGCTTCATATTTTTGTTCTATGGCACTTTCATTACCTTCTAAAGCTGCAATTCCTTCTTGTGCAGTTTTAAAGTCGCTTTTATCGATAGCTTTATCGATAGTTCTTAATTCTTTTTTTTGCGCAAACATTCCAATTGACATCAATCCTAATGAAATTGCTATAATCTGTTTTTTCATTTTAATATGTGTTTAATTTATAATTACTCTTTATTATCTTCTGTATCATTTTCAATATCCGTGCCATTTTCTGTTTGTTCTTCAGAATTAGTATCAATAGCCTCTAAGTTTTCATCCTCTGCTTCTACCTCTTCATCTTCATGCATCACTTTAGCTACAGCAGCAATACTGTCATCTTCTTTGATCTTAATTAAACGAACACCTTGTGTTGCACGCCCCATAACACGTAAATCTTCTACAGCCATTCTAATGGTTAAGCCAGATTTATTAATAATCATTAAATCATTAGAATCATCAACATTTTTAATCGCTACTAAATTACCTGTTTTTTCAGAAATGTTAAGCGTTTTAACACCTTTACCTCCTCTATTGGTAATTCTATAATCCTCTAGTTTAGAACGTTTTCCATATCCTTTTTCAGAAACCACTAAAATATTGCTTTCCATATCGTTTACAGCAACCATACCAATTACTTCATCATTTTCATGTTGTAAAGTTATTCCACGAACTCCAGAAGCTGTTCTTCCCATTGGTCTTGTTTTTGCTTCTTCAAAACGAATCGATTTCCCAGATGCTAAAGCCAACATTACTTGACTATCTCCTGTTGTTAATTTTGCTGATAATAATTCATCACCTTCTTTGATAGTGATTGCATTAATACCATTTGTTCTTGGACGCGAATATTGCTCTAAAGAAGTCTTTTTAACTTGACCTTTTTTGGTAGCCATAATTACATAATGACTATTAATGTATTCTTCGTCTTTTAAATCTTGTGTTACTAAAAATGCTTTTACAGAATCATCAGGTTCTATATTGATTAAGTTCTGCATTGCTCTACCTTTGGTGTTTTTACCACCTTCAGGAATTTCATACACACGCATCCAGAATACTTTTCCTTTTTGTGTAAAGAACATCATATATTGATGATTTGTACCAACAAATAAATGCTCTAAGAAATCTTCATTTCTTGTAGTTGCTCCTTTTTGACCTCTACCTCCTCTATTTTGAACTTTATATTCATCTAAATTTGTACGTTTTAAATATCCAGCATTAGAGATTGTTACCACAACTTTTGTGTCAGGAATCATATCTTCAATACGCATATCACCTCCAGCATATTCTATAATAGATCTACGCTCATCACCATACTTATCTTTAATATGTAATAATTCTTCTTTGATAATTTCATAACGTCTTGATTCGTTCGCTAAAATATCTTTCAAATCCGTAATTGTTAACATAATTTCGTCAAACTCTGCACGTAATTTGTCTTGCTCTAAACCTGTTAGTTGACGCAAACGCATTTCTACAATTGCCTTTGCTTGAATTTCAGTCAACTCAAAACGTTCAATTAAACTTTCTCTAGCCTCATCTGCATTACCAGAAGCTCTAATTATTTTTATAACTTCATCAATATTATCTGAAGCAATAATTAATCCTTCTAAAATATGCGCTCTAGCTTCTGCTTTCTTTAATAAAAATTCTGTTCTACGAACAATAACTTCATGTCTGTGTTCAACAAAATAATGTATTAATTGTTTTAGATTTAATTGTTCTGGTCTTCCTTTTACTAAGGCAATATTATTTACACTAAAAGAAGTTTGTAGTTGAGTGTATTTAAATAATTTGTTTAATACGATATTAGGAATTGCATCACGCTTTAAAATATAGACAATTCGCATTCCATTTCTATCAGACTCATCACGAATATTGGCAATACCAGAAAGTTTTTTCTCGTTTACCAAATCAGCAGTTTTCTTGATCATGTCTGCTTTATTCACTTGGTAAGGAATTTCAGTTACAATAATGCACTCACGTCCTTTTATCTCTTCAATAATAGCTTTTGCACGCATAACAATACGTCCACGACCTGTATGAAAAGCCTCTCTAACACCATCATAACCATAAATTATTCCACCTGTTGGAAAATCTGGTGCAGTTATATGTTGCATTAACTCATCAATCTCAATATCGTTATTATCAATATAAGCAATGGTTCCGTTAATAACTTCTGTTAAGTTATGAGGTGCCATATTTGTAGCCATACCAACAGCAATTCCTGAAGCTCCATTTACCAATAGATTAGGAATCTTAGTTGGTAAAACAGTAGGTTCTTGCAAAGTATCATCGAAATTTAAACGATGATCTACAGTATCTTTTTCAATATCAGCCAACATATCTTCTGATATTTTTTGCATTCTAACCTCTGTATAACGCATTGCTGCAGGCGAATCTCCATCTACAGAACCAAAGTTTCCTTGGCCATCAACCATCATGTAACGTACACTCCAACTCTGTGCCATACGCACCATAGAATCGTACACAGAAGTATCTCCATGAGGATGATACTTTCCTAAAACTTCCCCAACAATTCTTGCAGACTTCTTGTAAGACCCTGTTGCTTTAATTCCTAACTCGTGCATACCATACAAAACTCTTCTATGAACTGGTTTTAAACCATCTCTAACATCTGGCAATGCTCTTGAAACTATTACTGACATTGAATAATCAATGTATGCAGATTTCATCTGCTCTTCAATATTAATTGGAATTAATTTTTCCCCTTCTGACATATATAATTCTTATTAGTATTTATCCAAATTTTTAAAACAAGGCAAGATACTATTTCTTACAGTATCTACAAAGGTTTTATCGACTGTAAAACATCATAGTTATCAACATTTTTTGATAATTTTTAACAGTCTTTTATTTGTTTCATTTGTAATAGTTTTATACCTTTAATTTATTAGTCAGTTTGTCAGTTTTTTATATTGGCATCTTTTTTGTAATTATGTAAAAAAGAAAGAGACTAATTTTACCTCAAGACAAAAGAAATATGGACGATAATTTTTCACCAAAAGTAAGAGATGTAATCACCTTCAGTAAAGAAGAAGCCTTAAGATTAGGGCATGAATTTATTGGAACAGAACATCTTTTATTAGGTTTAATAAGAAAAGGGGATGGAAAAGCAATTGAGATATTAACAGCATTTGATGTTGATTTAATTTTGCTGCGTAAAAAGTTAGAGCAACTAAACCCATCTAACCCAACATTTATAGAAAACACAGACAAACCTAGTTTACGCTTAACAAGGCAAGCTGAAAAAGCTCTAAAAACTACTTTTTTAGAAGCTAAATTATATCAAAGTGAAGCTATTGATACAGCTCATTTACTACTTTGTATTTTAAGAAATGAAAACGACCCAACTACAAAGTTGATTCAGAAATATCATGTAAATTATGATGAAGCAAAAGCTTTATACAAACAATTACATGTAGATGATGTTGATGATGCTATTTTACCAACAAACCCAATTGCAGAAACGCCTTCTGATGATAGTTATCCGTCAGAAAAATCAAATCCTTTTGAACAACAAAAAGGAAAAACCATCAAAAAATCGAAAACACCTGTTTTAGATAATTTTGGTAGAGATTTAACAGATTTAGCAGAAAAAGGAAAACTAGATCCTGTTGTGGGTCGTCAAAAAGAAATTGAGCGTGTTTCGCAAATTTTAAGTCGAAGAAAAAAGAACAATCCAATGTTAATTGGAGAACCTGGAGTTGGTAAATCTGCCATTGCTGAAGGTTTAGCGTTGCGAATTGTAGATAGAAAAGTATCTAGAATTTTGTTTGATAAACGTATTGTTTCTTTAGATTTAGCAAGTTTGGTTGCTGGTACAAAATATAGAGGTCAGTTTGAAGAACGCATGAAAGCCTTAATGAACGAGCTTGAAAAGAATGATGATATTATTCTTTTTATTGATGAAATTCATACCATAGTTGGTGCTGGAGGAGCCACTGGTTCTTTGGATGCTTCTAACATGTTAAAACCTGCTTTGGCAAGAGGCGAAATACAATGTATTGGTGCTACAACTTTAGATGAATTTAGAACAAATATCGAAAAAGATGGTGCTTTAGAACGTCGTTTTCAAAAGGTAATTGTAGAACCAACTTCTGTAGAAGAAACTATTCAGATTTTACAAAATATTAAAAATAAATATGAGGAACATCATCATGTAAATTATACAGATGATGCTATTGAAGCGTGTGTAAAATTAACGAACAGATATATGACTGATCGTTATTTACCAGACAAAGCCATTGATGCTTTAGATGAAGCTGGTTCTCGAATTCATATCACAAATATTATTGTTCCTAAACAAGTTTTGGAATTAGAATCTCAATTAGAAATAATTCGCGATTTAAAAACAAAAGCCGTTAATGGACAAAAATATGAGGAAGCTGCCAAGTTAAGAGACGATGAAAAGAACATGGAAGCTGCTTTAAATTCTGCTCAAAAACAATGGGAAGATGACTCTAAATTAAACAGAGAAATTGTTACTGAAGATAATGTTGCAGAAGTAGTTTCTATGATGACAGGAATTCCTGTTAACAGAGTTGCAGAAGCAGAAAGCCACAGATTGCATGAATTACCTGCCATGATTAAAGGTAAAGTAGTTGGGCAAGATGAAGCTGTTACCAAAGTTGTAAAAGCGATTCAAAGAAATAGAGTTGGTCTAAAAGACCCTAACAAACCAATTGGTTCTTTTATTTTCTTAGGACAAACTGGTGTTGGTAAAACGCAATTAGCAAAAGTTTTAGCACGTGAATTATTTGATTCTGACGATTCTTTAATTAGAATTGATATGAGTGAATATATGGAGAAATTTGCAATTTCTCGTTTAATTGGTGCACCTCCAGGATATGTAGGTTATGAAGAAGGTGGACAATTAACAGAAAAAGTTCGTAGAAAACCGTATTCTGTAATCTTGTTAGATGAAATTGAAAAAGCGCATCCAGATGTATTTAATATGTTATTACAAATTTTAGATGATGGACATATTACTGATAGTCTAGGACGTAAAATCGATTTTAGAAATACCATTATTATCATGACTTCTAACATTGGAGCTCGTCAATTAAAAGATTTTGGTGGTGGAGTTGGTTTTGGAACTTCCTCTAAAGCTGCACAAGCAGATGAATATGCAAAAGGAATTATTGAAGGAGCTTTAAAGAAATCTTTTGCACCAGAATTCTTAAACAGAATTGATGATGTTATTGTTTTTAATGCTTTAGAAAGAGAAGATATTCATTCTATTATTGATATTGAATTAGACAAACTTTTAAACAGAATATTAGATTTAGGCTATACTTTAAACTTAAGTGAAAAAGCAAAAGATTATATTGCAGATAAAGGTTTCGATAAAAAATATGGTGCAAGACCATTAAAAAGAGCCATTCAGAAATATATTGAAGATGCTTTAGCTGAAGAAATTGTAAACTCCAACCTTACTGAAGGAGATGTGATTGCAATGGATTTAGACGAAGATAAGAATGAGCTTACCATAAATATTGTAAAAGGTGAAAAGAAGAAAGAAACTAGAACAGAAAGTAATTCTAAATAGTATTTCTTTTTTAATTGATATAAAAACTCGCATTTATTGCGAGTTTTTTGTTTTGGTTTAGTTTGATAGTTTATTAAAAATAGTAATCTTAGATAGTAAACAAAAAAACGCTTGGAAAATCCAAGCGTTTTATAATTTATATGAATTGTTAATCTAAAAATCAGCGTTTACATCCCAAGCTTCTAGAATATCTTTTAAAGTTTTAATAAACATTCCACCTAAAGCACCATTTACAACTCTATGATCATAAGAATGAGAAACAAACATTTTTTGTCTGATTCCAATAAAATCTCCTTCTGGAGTTTCAATAACTGCTGGTACTTTTCTAATAGCTCCTAAAGCTAAAATAGCAACTTGCGGTTGGTTAATTATTGGTGTTCCCATTACAGAACCAAAACTACCAACATTCGTAACTGTATAAGTTCCACCTTGAATTTCATCTGGTTTTAAAGCGTTATTTCTTGCTCTATTTGCCAAATCGTTCACAGCTTTTGTCATCCCTACTAAATTCAACTGGTCTGCATTTTTAATTACAGGCACAATTAAATTTCCATCAGGTAAAGCAGCAGCCATTCCTAAATTTATATTTTTCTTTTTAATGATGCTATCGCCATTTAAAGCAATATTTATCATTGGATATTTTTTTATGGTTGCAGCAATTGCATGCATCAAAATTGGCGTAAAAGTTAGTTTTTCTCCTTCTCTTTTTAAGAAAGCATCTTTTACTTTACCTCTCCATTTTACAATATTGGACACATCAATTTCAATAAACGATTGTACATGAGCAGAAGTCTGAACAGAATCTACCATGTGTTTTGCAATCAATTTACCCATTCTGCTCATTTCAATGATTTCATCACCTCCATTAACAGAAACAGGACTTACTTTTGAAACCGTTTTTTCAGCAACTTTTTCAGTTGATTTTGGAGTTTCAACCTTAGCTGAAGTTTCTTTTTGAGTTCCTGTACCTTTATTTTTTAAGTACAATAAAATATCGTCTTTT
It includes:
- a CDS encoding acetyl-CoA C-acyltransferase, yielding MKDVVIVSVARTPIGSFMGSLSSIPATILGATAIKGALSKINLDPNLVQEVFMGNVVSAGLGQAPARQAAIHAGIPNTVPCTTVNKVCASGMKSIMLAAQTIALGDADIVIAGGMENMSSIPHYQHARNGSKFGPITMEDGLQRDGLVDAYENVAMGVCADECATEYGFSREDQDAFAIQSYERSAKAWSEGKFADEIVPVSIPQRRGEDIVFSEDEEFKNVKMDKIPALRAAFTKDGTVTAANASTINDGGAALVLMSAEKAKELNITPLAKILSYADAAHEPKWFTTAPAKALPKALAKANISINDVDYFELNEAFSIVGLANMKLLNITDKNTNVNGGAVSLGHPLGVSGARVVIALTSILKQNNAKIGAAAICNGGGGASALIIERI
- the gyrA gene encoding DNA gyrase subunit A; translated protein: MSEGEKLIPINIEEQMKSAYIDYSMSVIVSRALPDVRDGLKPVHRRVLYGMHELGIKATGSYKKSARIVGEVLGKYHPHGDTSVYDSMVRMAQSWSVRYMMVDGQGNFGSVDGDSPAAMRYTEVRMQKISEDMLADIEKDTVDHRLNFDDTLQEPTVLPTKIPNLLVNGASGIAVGMATNMAPHNLTEVINGTIAYIDNNDIEIDELMQHITAPDFPTGGIIYGYDGVREAFHTGRGRIVMRAKAIIEEIKGRECIIVTEIPYQVNKADMIKKTADLVNEKKLSGIANIRDESDRNGMRIVYILKRDAIPNIVLNKLFKYTQLQTSFSVNNIALVKGRPEQLNLKQLIHYFVEHRHEVIVRRTEFLLKKAEARAHILEGLIIASDNIDEVIKIIRASGNADEARESLIERFELTEIQAKAIVEMRLRQLTGLEQDKLRAEFDEIMLTITDLKDILANESRRYEIIKEELLHIKDKYGDERRSIIEYAGGDMRIEDMIPDTKVVVTISNAGYLKRTNLDEYKVQNRGGRGQKGATTRNEDFLEHLFVGTNHQYMMFFTQKGKVFWMRVYEIPEGGKNTKGRAMQNLINIEPDDSVKAFLVTQDLKDEEYINSHYVIMATKKGQVKKTSLEQYSRPRTNGINAITIKEGDELLSAKLTTGDSQVMLALASGKSIRFEEAKTRPMGRTASGVRGITLQHENDEVIGMVAVNDMESNILVVSEKGYGKRSKLEDYRITNRGGKGVKTLNISEKTGNLVAIKNVDDSNDLMIINKSGLTIRMAVEDLRVMGRATQGVRLIKIKEDDSIAAVAKVMHEDEEVEAEDENLEAIDTNSEEQTENGTDIENDTEDNKE
- a CDS encoding C40 family peptidase, whose amino-acid sequence is MYGICNLSIVPLRAAPSDSSEMVSQILFGEFFTILEQQKYWSKIRLASDDFEGFIDHKQFEKISEDLYQKLVLDAPVYSGEFVDFITDATNNLLTIPIGSRLPFFADHHFFINSKKYNYQGKVFSNKMAKSEIIRNAFTFLNAPFLWGGKTPFGIDCSGFTQMVYKICGYKLLRDAKQQAKQGEVLSFIEESEPGDLAFFDNDEGEIIHVGIILKDYHIIHAHGKVRIDTLDHSGIFNHDLQTHTHKLRVIKKII
- a CDS encoding dihydrolipoamide acetyltransferase family protein; its protein translation is MAIFELKLPKMGESVAEATITSWLKEVGDTIELDEAVVEIATDKVDSEVPSEVEGKLIEIRFQKDEVVAVGETIALIETDGGDSNIENAAPKKGEETLKEVKEVEKTIEKAAEVVETPIAKNSDSGKFYSPLVRNIAQKEGVSMDELETISGTGKDNRVTKDDILLYLKNKGTGTQKETSAKVETPKSTEKVAEKTVSKVSPVSVNGGDEIIEMSRMGKLIAKHMVDSVQTSAHVQSFIEIDVSNIVKWRGKVKDAFLKREGEKLTFTPILMHAIAATIKKYPMINIALNGDSIIKKKNINLGMAAALPDGNLIVPVIKNADQLNLVGMTKAVNDLANRARNNALKPDEIQGGTYTVTNVGSFGSVMGTPIINQPQVAILALGAIRKVPAVIETPEGDFIGIRQKMFVSHSYDHRVVNGALGGMFIKTLKDILEAWDVNADF
- a CDS encoding ATP-dependent Clp protease ATP-binding subunit, with product MDDNFSPKVRDVITFSKEEALRLGHEFIGTEHLLLGLIRKGDGKAIEILTAFDVDLILLRKKLEQLNPSNPTFIENTDKPSLRLTRQAEKALKTTFLEAKLYQSEAIDTAHLLLCILRNENDPTTKLIQKYHVNYDEAKALYKQLHVDDVDDAILPTNPIAETPSDDSYPSEKSNPFEQQKGKTIKKSKTPVLDNFGRDLTDLAEKGKLDPVVGRQKEIERVSQILSRRKKNNPMLIGEPGVGKSAIAEGLALRIVDRKVSRILFDKRIVSLDLASLVAGTKYRGQFEERMKALMNELEKNDDIILFIDEIHTIVGAGGATGSLDASNMLKPALARGEIQCIGATTLDEFRTNIEKDGALERRFQKVIVEPTSVEETIQILQNIKNKYEEHHHVNYTDDAIEACVKLTNRYMTDRYLPDKAIDALDEAGSRIHITNIIVPKQVLELESQLEIIRDLKTKAVNGQKYEEAAKLRDDEKNMEAALNSAQKQWEDDSKLNREIVTEDNVAEVVSMMTGIPVNRVAEAESHRLHELPAMIKGKVVGQDEAVTKVVKAIQRNRVGLKDPNKPIGSFIFLGQTGVGKTQLAKVLARELFDSDDSLIRIDMSEYMEKFAISRLIGAPPGYVGYEEGGQLTEKVRRKPYSVILLDEIEKAHPDVFNMLLQILDDGHITDSLGRKIDFRNTIIIMTSNIGARQLKDFGGGVGFGTSSKAAQADEYAKGIIEGALKKSFAPEFLNRIDDVIVFNALEREDIHSIIDIELDKLLNRILDLGYTLNLSEKAKDYIADKGFDKKYGARPLKRAIQKYIEDALAEEIVNSNLTEGDVIAMDLDEDKNELTINIVKGEKKKETRTESNSK
- a CDS encoding tetratricopeptide repeat protein — encoded protein: MKKQIIAISLGLMSIGMFAQKKELRTIDKAIDKSDFKTAQEGIAALEGNESAIEQKYEAWYYYLKGSAYGKSNVEKAVEAYDKLFEIEKESGKSKYTNEAKPKLNELIQFVSNKAINAYNDDKDYVTATKNFYLTYKLSPTDTIFLYNAAVSASLQKDYDTSFEYYKELQDIGYTGVTTQYFAVNKETGVKENLGGKSQRDLMVKTGQYSTPTDENTESKQADIIKNLSFILIAQGKTDEAVVAIKEARKNEPKDLNLLLNEAQLYIKLEKMDKFQELMEEAVQLDPENPTLFFNLGVVNHNQGKSEEAIEYYKRAIELDPEYADAYMNISVAILSGEQAIVEEMNKNLSNFKKYDELELKQKALYNKALPYLEKADELGRTEDTVKSLLNIYDLTGNKKAETLRPIYKKMRGM